In the Mycolicibacterium thermoresistibile genome, one interval contains:
- a CDS encoding CaiB/BaiF CoA transferase family protein: protein MTDALSHLRVCDLSGQLAGAGATKILAAFGAEVIRVEDPVTRGLWDALRGSGPYVDDRRGVNLGAGFNNHNVGKYGVTINMRTPEGKDLLRELISISDIVTENFAAGVMEKRGFGYEELKRIKPDIIYVSNCGFGHTGPYRDFKTWGPIVQAVSGLTYTAGLPDTEPAGWGFSYMDHMSALYMTTALLAALHHRDRTGEGQHVDLATVPAGTAMLSTQVLEWTVNGRSVAAAGNRADFGEMAPHGIYPCAGEDRWIAIACRDDREFSVLAKVLNEPELTSERFNTLEQRLRAADDLDTLIGSVTATRDAAELADDLIAVGVPASVVKSPQERIDDDPDLAGLFPSVTHPDIGEVRVEGIPLRCSKTPWTIASAAPRLGQHNREVLVDLLGHTEEELNDWAQRGVI, encoded by the coding sequence GTGACGGACGCGTTGTCGCACCTACGGGTGTGCGATCTGAGCGGTCAACTGGCGGGCGCCGGTGCGACCAAGATCCTCGCCGCGTTCGGTGCGGAGGTCATCAGGGTCGAGGACCCGGTCACCCGTGGGCTCTGGGATGCCCTGCGGGGCTCCGGGCCCTACGTCGACGACCGCCGCGGGGTCAACCTCGGCGCCGGTTTCAACAACCACAACGTCGGCAAGTACGGCGTCACCATCAACATGCGCACCCCTGAGGGGAAAGACCTGCTGCGCGAACTGATCTCGATCAGCGACATCGTGACCGAGAACTTCGCGGCGGGGGTGATGGAGAAGCGCGGCTTCGGCTACGAGGAGCTCAAGAGGATCAAGCCCGACATCATCTACGTGTCCAACTGCGGGTTCGGCCACACCGGGCCGTACCGGGACTTCAAGACGTGGGGCCCGATCGTGCAGGCGGTGAGCGGGTTGACCTACACCGCAGGCCTGCCCGACACCGAGCCCGCCGGATGGGGCTTCTCGTACATGGACCACATGTCGGCCCTGTACATGACCACAGCCCTGCTGGCGGCCCTGCATCACCGCGACCGGACCGGGGAGGGCCAGCACGTGGACCTGGCGACCGTGCCCGCGGGCACCGCGATGCTGTCCACGCAGGTACTGGAGTGGACGGTGAACGGCCGCAGCGTGGCCGCCGCGGGCAATCGGGCCGACTTCGGGGAGATGGCACCGCACGGCATCTACCCGTGCGCGGGCGAGGACCGCTGGATCGCGATCGCCTGCCGCGACGACCGCGAGTTCTCCGTGCTGGCCAAGGTGCTCAACGAACCCGAACTGACGTCGGAGCGGTTCAACACCCTCGAACAGCGACTGCGGGCCGCCGATGACCTCGACACGCTGATCGGCTCGGTCACCGCCACCCGCGACGCGGCGGAACTGGCCGACGACCTCATCGCGGTCGGCGTGCCGGCCAGCGTGGTCAAGAGCCCGCAGGAACGCATCGACGACGACCCCGACCTCGCGGGACTGTTCCCGTCGGTGACACACCCCGATATCGGCGAGGTGCGCGTGGAGGGCATTCCGCTGCGGTGCTCGAAGACGCCGTGGACCATCGCCTCGGCGGCCCCCCGGCTGGGCCAGCACAACCGCGAGGTGCTGGTGGACCTGCTCGGCCACACCGAGGAGGAGCTGAACGACTGGGCGCAGCGAGGTGTGATCTGA
- a CDS encoding CoA transferase → MRVIEISDQFTPVGGRALAELGADVIVVEPPTGSTHRARPPFVDDQPGADRSLRWWADNVGKRSVTIDVLADAGRRRLLELIATADIVIAGSDRWETVDYETCAARDAGLIWVSVSPYGLGSARNGQPTTDLTMLAGGGQVWNCGYDDHTLPPIRGAGDQSANIAGMYCAIGALVALAHRDHTGQGQLVDVSVNAACNVTCEQTTYHWLVNRHVCLRQTGRHAYPTPSSPVQVRCADGRYATTGVLPRKQEDFAELLAWLGELDLTEEFPEAVFLELAANRDEPVDGSLIGIDDETTAILSAARDAIRLIASRLPAKEFFVTGQRRGFPCGAVLPPNEAFDDEHNVARGFRVPVEHPELGRTVTYPGRPYLFSATPTTAPTRPPLLGEHNALLDDLAEQQTEPQR, encoded by the coding sequence CTGCGGGTCATCGAGATATCCGACCAGTTCACGCCGGTCGGCGGCCGAGCGCTGGCCGAGTTGGGCGCCGACGTCATCGTGGTCGAGCCGCCCACCGGTTCGACCCATCGTGCCCGGCCGCCGTTCGTCGACGACCAACCCGGCGCGGACCGCAGCCTCCGGTGGTGGGCGGACAACGTCGGAAAGCGTTCGGTGACGATCGATGTTCTCGCCGATGCCGGACGGCGCCGACTGCTGGAACTGATCGCCACCGCCGACATCGTCATCGCGGGCAGCGACCGGTGGGAGACCGTCGACTACGAGACGTGCGCGGCCCGCGACGCGGGGTTGATCTGGGTGTCGGTGAGCCCGTACGGGCTGGGCAGCGCCCGCAACGGTCAACCGACGACCGACCTGACCATGCTTGCCGGCGGCGGCCAGGTGTGGAACTGCGGATACGACGACCACACCCTGCCGCCCATCCGCGGCGCCGGTGACCAGTCGGCGAACATCGCCGGAATGTACTGCGCGATCGGGGCGCTGGTGGCTCTGGCGCACCGCGACCACACGGGTCAGGGGCAGCTGGTCGATGTCAGCGTCAACGCGGCGTGCAACGTCACCTGCGAGCAGACGACGTACCACTGGCTGGTGAACCGCCATGTCTGCCTGCGCCAGACCGGCAGGCACGCCTATCCGACCCCCAGCTCGCCCGTGCAGGTGCGCTGCGCCGACGGACGCTACGCCACCACCGGTGTGCTGCCCCGCAAGCAGGAGGACTTCGCCGAGCTGTTGGCGTGGCTGGGCGAGCTCGACCTCACCGAGGAGTTCCCCGAGGCGGTGTTCCTGGAACTGGCCGCCAACCGGGATGAGCCCGTCGACGGGTCACTGATCGGAATCGACGACGAGACCACGGCGATACTGAGCGCCGCGCGCGACGCGATCCGCCTCATCGCATCGCGGCTGCCCGCCAAGGAGTTCTTCGTGACCGGCCAGCGCCGCGGCTTTCCCTGCGGTGCCGTACTTCCCCCGAACGAGGCCTTCGACGACGAGCACAACGTGGCACGTGGCTTCCGCGTTCCGGTGGAGCACCCGGAACTCGGCCGGACCGTCACCTACCCCGGCAGGCCATACCTGTTCAGCGCGACGCCGACGACCGCGCCGACTCGCCCGCCGCTGCTGGGCGAGCACAACGCACTGCTCGACGACCTCGCCGAACAACAAACCGAACCACAGCGATGA
- a CDS encoding VOC family protein: MSDRIRLTHFGLCVRDIGRAEQFYCNALGFEAIGRMTVDDDATATLLDIPGLLLELVYLQRDGFRLELLGYARPATVGEQGPRPMNAVGFTHLSFRVDDADRVMDAIVAHGGRTLPERTVAFSGGNRGLMATDPEGNLLELIERTADR; the protein is encoded by the coding sequence ATGAGCGACAGGATCCGCCTCACCCACTTCGGACTGTGCGTGCGCGACATCGGTCGTGCCGAACAGTTCTACTGCAATGCACTGGGTTTCGAGGCCATCGGCCGGATGACCGTCGACGACGACGCCACGGCCACGCTGCTCGACATTCCCGGCCTGCTGCTCGAACTCGTCTACCTGCAGCGCGACGGATTCCGCCTCGAACTGCTCGGCTACGCGCGTCCTGCGACCGTGGGCGAGCAGGGGCCGCGGCCGATGAACGCCGTCGGCTTCACCCATCTGTCGTTCCGGGTCGACGATGCCGACCGGGTGATGGACGCGATCGTCGCCCACGGCGGTCGCACGCTCCCGGAGCGCACCGTTGCGTTCAGCGGCGGCAACCGCGGCCTGATGGCGACCGACCCCGAAGGCAATCTGCTTGAACTGATCGAACGCACGGCTGACAGGTGA
- a CDS encoding cytochrome P450, translating into MVPTTNELTYSPFSKAIFDDPYPVYRRLRDEAPVYRDPEDRWWVLSRFDDVSAALRDWSTYSSKLGPAPENPDNDGRKYSIISMDPPRHDRIRGVLKGFFTPKAVEAMENALRAVVAHHLDKLRPGTTVDAMQAFAFSIPTDVIGDLLGVPQGDREQLRLWWEDFLTRHEGEVAMPPKAIEANRKISAYISDLIDERRRHPGDDLISIVLNATFDDPEAGGERSLTPHEVLMFANLLSAAGSETTQKLISNGLVALYEHPDQWRRIVADPSLIPAAVNEALRYDTPSHWVARTLTKPVEKHGVRMQAGDWVLLLLGSANRDERRYQDPDRFIIDRPRGTDVYFGWGIHICLGQWLARREAQLVFEYIAKKFPNYSIGARERVLTATVRGYTSVEMTLR; encoded by the coding sequence ATGGTGCCGACGACCAACGAATTGACGTATTCGCCGTTCTCCAAGGCGATCTTCGACGACCCTTACCCGGTGTACCGCCGGTTGCGCGACGAAGCGCCCGTGTACCGCGACCCCGAGGACCGGTGGTGGGTGCTGTCCCGGTTCGACGACGTCTCCGCCGCGCTGCGGGACTGGTCGACGTACTCGTCGAAACTCGGCCCGGCTCCGGAGAACCCGGACAACGACGGCCGCAAGTACTCGATCATCTCGATGGACCCACCGCGACACGACCGGATCCGCGGGGTACTCAAGGGCTTCTTCACCCCGAAGGCGGTCGAGGCGATGGAGAACGCGTTGCGCGCGGTCGTGGCGCACCATCTCGACAAGCTGCGTCCCGGCACCACCGTCGACGCCATGCAGGCCTTCGCCTTCTCCATTCCCACCGACGTGATCGGCGACCTGCTCGGTGTCCCGCAGGGCGACCGCGAACAACTGCGGCTGTGGTGGGAGGACTTCCTCACCCGCCACGAGGGCGAGGTCGCCATGCCCCCGAAGGCGATCGAGGCCAACCGGAAGATCAGCGCATACATCAGCGATCTTATCGACGAGCGGCGCCGCCATCCCGGTGACGACCTCATCAGCATCGTGCTCAACGCGACGTTCGACGACCCGGAGGCCGGCGGCGAGCGGTCCCTCACACCCCACGAGGTGCTGATGTTCGCGAACCTGCTGTCGGCAGCCGGTTCCGAGACCACCCAGAAGCTGATCTCCAACGGTCTGGTGGCACTCTACGAGCATCCCGACCAGTGGCGGCGAATTGTCGCCGACCCCAGCCTGATTCCCGCTGCCGTGAACGAGGCGCTGCGGTACGACACCCCCAGTCACTGGGTTGCTCGCACCCTGACCAAGCCGGTCGAGAAGCACGGGGTGCGGATGCAGGCCGGCGACTGGGTGCTGCTCCTGCTCGGCAGCGCCAACCGCGACGAACGTCGCTACCAGGACCCCGACCGCTTCATCATCGACCGCCCTCGCGGCACGGACGTGTACTTCGGCTGGGGCATCCACATCTGCCTGGGCCAGTGGCTGGCCCGCCGCGAAGCCCAGCTGGTGTTCGAGTACATCGCCAAGAAGTTCCCGAACTACTCGATCGGTGCGCGCGAACGTGTACTCACGGCCACCGTGCGGGGCTACACCAGTGTGGAGATGACGCTCAGGTGA
- a CDS encoding SDR family NAD(P)-dependent oxidoreductase: MDDRTKVVQLFTARRPMLSRLQNRNALVTGGAQGLGRAVARRLAAEGARVTIVDLNEDKGRECVELIESAGGSAAFVRANVAKREDIEAAAAAASVDGRLDVLVNAAQYFAMPKALELVSDKDWELSEATGPKATFRFMQASFAALKASGKASVINFVSGSALGGMAYTAPYSAAKGAIHALTKVAANEWAHHGIRVNALCPFALTDVQRKMIGTEWDNYTRTAEASPMKRGADPDTEIAPAVAFLASDDAAFITGTVLHVDGGMTELSTVDYSQSPGVFSAG; the protein is encoded by the coding sequence ATGGATGATAGAACGAAAGTTGTTCAACTGTTCACTGCAAGGAGGCCCATGTTGTCCCGGCTCCAGAATCGAAACGCCCTCGTCACGGGAGGTGCGCAAGGTCTCGGTCGGGCGGTGGCCCGCCGACTGGCGGCCGAGGGCGCCCGGGTGACGATCGTCGACCTCAACGAGGACAAGGGTCGCGAGTGCGTCGAGCTCATCGAATCGGCAGGCGGTAGTGCCGCATTCGTCCGTGCGAACGTGGCCAAGCGGGAGGACATCGAGGCCGCGGCCGCGGCGGCGTCTGTCGACGGCCGGCTGGACGTGCTGGTCAACGCCGCCCAGTACTTTGCGATGCCCAAGGCGCTGGAACTGGTTTCGGACAAGGACTGGGAACTGTCGGAGGCCACCGGGCCGAAGGCGACGTTCCGGTTCATGCAGGCATCGTTCGCCGCGCTGAAGGCCTCCGGCAAGGCTTCGGTGATCAACTTCGTGTCCGGTTCCGCTCTGGGCGGGATGGCTTACACCGCACCGTATTCCGCCGCCAAGGGGGCCATCCATGCGCTGACCAAGGTGGCCGCCAACGAGTGGGCGCACCACGGCATCCGGGTGAACGCGCTGTGCCCGTTCGCGCTGACGGACGTGCAGCGCAAGATGATCGGCACCGAGTGGGACAACTACACCCGCACCGCGGAGGCGTCGCCGATGAAGCGTGGCGCCGATCCGGACACCGAGATCGCGCCCGCGGTGGCGTTCCTCGCCAGCGACGACGCCGCCTTCATCACCGGTACCGTGCTGCACGTCGACGGCGGCATGACCGAGCTGTCGACCGTGGACTACTCGCAATCGCCCGGGGTCTTCAGCGCCGGCTGA
- a CDS encoding ferredoxin yields MRVEVDRELCESNAVCVGVAPDVFELGDDDLARPLVDEVPPDREAAVREAVALCPKVALTLHDS; encoded by the coding sequence ATGCGCGTCGAAGTGGATCGCGAACTGTGCGAATCCAATGCGGTGTGTGTAGGTGTCGCTCCCGATGTCTTCGAACTCGGTGACGACGACCTCGCGCGCCCCCTGGTAGACGAGGTGCCCCCGGACCGGGAGGCCGCCGTCCGGGAGGCGGTCGCGTTGTGCCCGAAGGTCGCCCTCACTCTGCACGACAGCTGA
- a CDS encoding acyl-CoA dehydrogenase family protein: protein MDIGLTDEQKLLQDTVSALADQLATTNPSEIAGGEALAQRWRQVVEVGIPTLRSPALCGLEASGVETALAVEQLARRLCAVPVAGQAVLAAELLEAARAEKELDLLAEGQLRIAPVLTADLRGFGTLGAGAVAFDTAGATHVLVAEEIDGCRRLGTVALDGAAAEDGLDLTRAVRRLPADGPAEVTVVGEPIADERWRRVEALALTVIAADLLGVMQGALDDAVRYAGERSQFGVPIGSFQAIQHLLADALVSVEGARSCVWHAAWAIDHLPIDEAVLAAMTAKAYASAAGRDVVETTVQVFGGIAITWEHLSHLRVRRTLLNRRLFGDETTQYEPIAELRLANEELA from the coding sequence ATGGACATCGGGCTGACTGACGAGCAGAAGCTCCTGCAGGACACCGTATCCGCGCTGGCGGATCAGCTCGCCACCACGAACCCGAGCGAGATCGCCGGGGGTGAGGCGCTCGCGCAGCGATGGCGCCAGGTGGTCGAGGTCGGCATCCCCACCCTGCGCTCCCCCGCCCTGTGCGGACTGGAGGCCAGCGGGGTGGAGACCGCGCTCGCGGTCGAGCAGTTGGCCCGCAGACTGTGCGCGGTGCCGGTCGCCGGTCAGGCGGTGCTCGCGGCCGAGCTGCTGGAGGCCGCGCGCGCCGAGAAGGAACTGGACCTGTTGGCCGAGGGCCAACTGCGGATCGCCCCGGTACTCACCGCCGACCTGCGCGGGTTCGGCACGCTCGGCGCCGGCGCGGTGGCGTTCGACACCGCGGGTGCGACCCACGTGCTCGTCGCCGAAGAGATCGACGGTTGCCGCCGGCTCGGCACCGTCGCCCTGGACGGGGCCGCCGCCGAGGACGGCCTCGACCTCACCCGGGCGGTGCGCCGGCTACCCGCCGACGGCCCGGCCGAGGTGACCGTCGTCGGCGAGCCCATCGCCGACGAGCGGTGGCGGCGCGTCGAGGCGCTCGCTCTGACCGTCATCGCCGCCGACCTGCTCGGCGTGATGCAGGGTGCACTCGACGACGCGGTCCGCTACGCCGGCGAACGCAGCCAGTTCGGTGTTCCGATCGGCTCCTTCCAGGCGATCCAGCACCTGCTGGCCGACGCGCTGGTCAGCGTCGAGGGCGCCAGGAGCTGCGTCTGGCACGCGGCGTGGGCCATCGACCACCTGCCCATCGACGAGGCGGTGCTGGCGGCCATGACGGCCAAGGCCTACGCGTCGGCGGCCGGTCGCGACGTGGTGGAGACCACCGTGCAGGTGTTCGGCGGCATCGCCATCACCTGGGAGCACCTTTCGCACCTGCGGGTGCGCCGAACCCTGTTGAACCGCCGCCTGTTCGGCGACGAGACGACACAGTACGAGCCCATCGCCGAGTTGCGGTTGGCGAACGAGGAGCTCGCGTAG
- a CDS encoding acyl-CoA dehydrogenase family protein produces the protein MDFNDTPEEARFRARLRQWLRDHSAEATIPDDPGARADAQNAWHQTLYEAGYIGLSFPVEYGGHGLPPIYEAILNDELGRAGAPPIEGVGHLSNALRLFGTDAQRTELLPGLLSGRVRWCQGFSEPEAGSDLAGLKTTANLVESDGRRFFRVNGRKIWTSFAAVADWCFLLCRTEPDAPKHQGISVLLIPMSTPGITVSPIVNAARNREFAEVTFDDVEVPEENLLGERGQGWTIANQLLAYERGPSDINWISRLSRQLRDLEQQVRSGQLEDSATTRARLGRAYTELRALQVKVQRSLTERQRGALPGPEGSVDKLLMARADQVCGHTMMDLTDSGPLLHEGLEWDIYVWSRAAGIYGGTAQIQRNIVAQRVLGLPRGR, from the coding sequence ATGGATTTCAACGACACCCCCGAGGAGGCCCGGTTCCGGGCCCGGCTTCGCCAGTGGCTGCGCGACCACAGCGCCGAGGCCACCATCCCCGACGATCCGGGCGCCCGCGCGGACGCCCAGAACGCCTGGCATCAGACGCTCTACGAGGCCGGCTACATCGGATTGTCGTTTCCCGTCGAATACGGCGGACACGGCCTGCCGCCCATCTACGAGGCGATTCTCAACGACGAGTTGGGCCGTGCCGGGGCGCCGCCGATCGAGGGGGTCGGCCATCTCAGCAACGCGCTGCGCCTGTTCGGAACCGACGCCCAGCGCACCGAACTGCTGCCCGGCCTGCTGTCGGGCCGGGTCCGGTGGTGCCAGGGATTCAGCGAGCCCGAGGCGGGTTCGGATCTGGCGGGCCTGAAGACCACCGCCAACCTCGTCGAGAGCGACGGCCGCCGGTTCTTCCGGGTCAACGGGCGCAAGATCTGGACCAGCTTCGCCGCCGTCGCGGATTGGTGTTTCCTGTTGTGCCGCACCGAGCCCGACGCCCCCAAGCACCAGGGCATCTCGGTACTGCTGATACCGATGTCGACCCCCGGCATCACGGTCTCGCCGATCGTCAACGCCGCACGCAACCGCGAGTTCGCCGAGGTGACGTTCGACGACGTCGAGGTGCCCGAGGAGAATCTGCTCGGCGAGCGGGGGCAGGGCTGGACGATCGCCAACCAGTTGCTCGCCTACGAACGGGGACCCAGCGACATCAACTGGATCAGCCGGCTCTCGCGGCAGCTGCGCGACCTCGAACAGCAGGTGCGGTCCGGTCAGCTGGAGGACTCGGCGACGACGCGGGCGCGACTCGGTCGCGCGTACACCGAACTGCGCGCCCTGCAGGTCAAGGTACAGCGGTCACTGACCGAGCGGCAGCGCGGCGCCCTGCCGGGTCCCGAGGGCTCCGTGGACAAGCTGCTGATGGCGCGCGCCGACCAGGTGTGCGGCCACACGATGATGGATCTCACCGACAGCGGCCCGCTGCTGCACGAGGGCCTGGAGTGGGACATCTACGTGTGGTCGCGAGCCGCCGGGATCTACGGCGGCACCGCCCAGATTCAGCGCAACATCGTCGCGCAACGGGTGCTCGGCCTGCCCCGCGGGCGCTGA
- a CDS encoding amidohydrolase family protein, producing the protein MPLQPSMKLLSVDDHLIEPPHVWTDRLPKKYLQDGPRIVEFPREGKPPTHQWVYEGRAYPNIGLNAVAGKRPEEFGVDPVRYDEMIPGCYDPKARLQDMDIDGVHAMLCFPSFPRFCGTVFLEGNDKDLALLCVQAWNDFSIDEWCATDPARFIPMMITPLWDTALIVKEIERMAAKGCRAVGLPDNPMNLGLPSFHTPHWDPVWSALEETNLTAVMHFGSGGMPPSTAPEAPFAVMVTLMGTTSMSAAVELIFSPVFHKHPNLKVAFSEGGVGWMPYIIERADYVWRKHKYYQNIHPTIAPSELFRRNISGCFIEDEVGIGLRHQIGIDNITWECDYPHSDSFWPKSRARAEEMLADVPDEDAHKIVELNTRRWYAFPEEGFKSCTADSGWRPNDGNPPEYDYDAVMSDHGGVGYGAFIQNLADQMANKE; encoded by the coding sequence ATGCCACTGCAACCGTCGATGAAGCTTCTCTCGGTGGACGACCACCTCATCGAACCGCCACACGTGTGGACCGACCGACTGCCCAAGAAGTACCTACAGGACGGGCCGCGGATCGTCGAGTTCCCGCGAGAGGGCAAGCCGCCGACGCACCAGTGGGTCTACGAGGGCCGCGCGTACCCCAACATCGGGCTCAACGCCGTCGCCGGTAAGCGACCCGAGGAGTTCGGCGTGGACCCGGTGCGCTACGACGAGATGATCCCCGGCTGCTACGACCCCAAGGCCCGCCTGCAGGACATGGACATCGACGGCGTGCATGCGATGCTGTGCTTCCCGTCGTTCCCGCGGTTCTGCGGCACGGTGTTCCTCGAGGGCAACGACAAGGACCTGGCGCTGCTGTGCGTGCAGGCCTGGAACGACTTCTCGATCGACGAGTGGTGCGCCACCGATCCGGCCCGGTTCATCCCGATGATGATCACGCCGCTGTGGGATACCGCGTTGATCGTCAAGGAGATCGAACGCATGGCCGCCAAGGGCTGCCGCGCCGTCGGCCTGCCCGACAACCCGATGAACCTCGGCCTGCCGAGCTTCCACACCCCGCACTGGGACCCGGTGTGGTCTGCCCTGGAGGAGACCAACCTGACTGCGGTCATGCACTTCGGCTCCGGCGGCATGCCGCCCTCCACCGCACCCGAGGCGCCCTTCGCCGTCATGGTGACGCTGATGGGCACGACGTCGATGTCGGCGGCGGTCGAGTTGATCTTCTCGCCGGTCTTCCACAAGCACCCGAACCTGAAGGTCGCGTTCTCCGAGGGCGGCGTCGGCTGGATGCCCTACATCATCGAGCGGGCGGACTACGTCTGGCGCAAGCACAAGTACTACCAGAACATCCACCCGACGATCGCACCGTCGGAGCTGTTCCGCCGCAACATCTCCGGCTGCTTCATCGAGGACGAGGTCGGCATCGGGCTGCGGCACCAGATCGGCATCGACAACATCACCTGGGAGTGCGACTACCCGCACTCCGACTCGTTCTGGCCGAAGAGCCGGGCGCGCGCCGAGGAGATGCTGGCCGACGTGCCCGACGAGGACGCCCACAAGATCGTCGAACTCAACACCCGCCGGTGGTACGCGTTCCCGGAGGAGGGGTTCAAGTCCTGCACGGCCGACTCCGGCTGGCGGCCCAACGACGGCAACCCGCCGGAGTACGACTACGACGCCGTGATGTCCGACCACGGCGGCGTCGGATACGGCGCGTTCATCCAGAACCTCGCCGACCAGATGGCCAACAAGGAGTAG
- a CDS encoding SMP-30/gluconolactonase/LRE family protein, which produces MGETVMILAQGLAFPESPIAEADGSVLVSEIAGGCITRVRPDGTTEKVADTGGGPNGIARLPDGRLVVCQNGGSTFGVGSWPYDLPGATKLFRPIGPATAPLTPQLQVIDADGRIETLTTEFIARNGQRLPLVRPSDVCVDSSGGYYVTDGGTIRGRSREMTGLLYAGLDGVLREIVYPLEMPNGVALSPDESKLYVAETRTRRIWEFGLDEPGVIGSARGLATVPSGGPLNVGGADGLCVDSAGRILVATLGTGGVTVFSAAGELLGAIEADDPMTTNMTLSPDETRLYVTLASSGRILVVEDWMTAAGIR; this is translated from the coding sequence GTGGGAGAGACGGTCATGATTCTTGCGCAGGGATTGGCGTTTCCGGAGAGTCCGATCGCGGAGGCGGACGGCTCGGTGCTGGTTTCCGAGATCGCGGGCGGATGCATCACTCGGGTGCGACCGGACGGCACGACGGAGAAAGTCGCCGACACCGGCGGCGGGCCGAACGGGATCGCTCGGCTGCCCGACGGCCGCCTGGTCGTCTGCCAGAACGGCGGATCCACGTTCGGCGTCGGGTCGTGGCCCTACGACCTTCCCGGAGCAACGAAGCTGTTCCGGCCGATCGGACCCGCGACCGCACCGCTGACGCCCCAGTTGCAGGTCATCGACGCCGACGGCAGGATCGAAACGCTGACAACAGAATTCATCGCACGCAACGGCCAGCGGTTGCCGCTGGTGCGGCCGAGCGACGTGTGCGTGGACTCGTCGGGTGGTTACTACGTCACCGACGGGGGCACGATCAGGGGCCGCAGCCGAGAGATGACCGGGCTGCTGTACGCAGGCCTGGACGGCGTCCTGCGCGAGATCGTGTATCCGCTGGAGATGCCCAACGGCGTGGCGCTGTCACCCGACGAGTCGAAACTGTATGTCGCCGAGACCAGGACGCGCCGAATCTGGGAGTTCGGCCTGGACGAGCCCGGCGTCATCGGCTCGGCGCGCGGGCTGGCGACGGTGCCCAGCGGGGGACCGCTGAACGTCGGTGGCGCCGACGGCCTGTGCGTCGACAGCGCGGGCCGGATCCTGGTGGCGACGTTGGGTACCGGTGGGGTGACGGTCTTCTCCGCCGCGGGCGAGTTGCTCGGTGCCATCGAGGCGGACGACCCGATGACCACGAACATGACGCTCAGCCCGGACGAGACGAGGCTGTACGTCACGCTCGCCTCGTCCGGGCGGATCCTGGTCGTTGAGGACTGGATGACGGCCGCGGGAATCCGCTGA
- a CDS encoding nuclear transport factor 2 family protein produces the protein MTQPDPVALLVARDEIRQLAYRYAAALQARDVDAMVDLFSPDARFGEFGSGPDALRRLTTQSLDGALFTVILVANHLIDFDDDARAHGQVWAHCFAQTEADGFVEQLIRYDDRYERRDGRWLFSHRRHRLWYGVGHRESPLRQPAANWPASQIGVGDIPLSDKVFHSWWERRS, from the coding sequence ATGACGCAGCCCGACCCGGTCGCACTGCTGGTGGCGCGTGACGAGATTCGTCAGCTCGCCTACCGGTACGCGGCCGCGCTGCAGGCGCGGGACGTCGACGCGATGGTCGACCTGTTCTCGCCCGACGCCCGCTTCGGCGAATTCGGCAGCGGTCCCGACGCGTTGCGCCGGCTGACGACCCAGAGTCTGGACGGGGCGCTGTTCACGGTGATCCTGGTCGCGAACCATCTGATCGATTTCGACGACGACGCCCGGGCCCACGGGCAGGTGTGGGCGCACTGTTTCGCCCAGACCGAGGCCGACGGTTTCGTCGAGCAGCTCATCAGGTACGACGATCGTTACGAGCGCCGGGACGGCCGCTGGCTGTTCAGTCACCGCAGGCACCGGTTGTGGTACGGCGTCGGCCACCGCGAGTCGCCGCTGCGCCAGCCAGCGGCGAACTGGCCCGCGAGCCAGATCGGCGTCGGCGATATTCCACTGTCCGACAAGGTGTTCCACTCCTGGTGGGAGAGACGGTCATGA